In Plasmodium relictum strain SGS1 genome assembly, chromosome: 7, the genomic stretch ccaaatgtaaataaaagcactataaagaaaaatgtattatattttattgatTTAACTAAATTTCATGTATATGAACAATTATTATTGGAAGAAAGTTTATATAGATTAAGTAGTATTTTAAGTGAAGGATTAAATAATATAGGTTTCGTAGTAGTAAATAATACGAGAAATGAAAGAGaggaaacaaaaaattactaTAATAAATGTGTTGTATTAGGAATTAGTGGTAAAGTAAATGACCAcataaataatgtaaattatattaaaaaaaacaaaatttgtttaattaaaagatttACAGGGGGTGGAACggtatatataaacaaaaactGTCTCCTAGTTTCATTAATTCTTCCTAAcaatttttgtaaattattaaatcttTATCCATCCAATATAACAGAATGGTCTTTCAATTCATTTTATGGAATGTTTTtgaacgaaaaaaaaaataaaatttttaacgAAAACTTTGGTTATTTTGAAAATGATTATGTGTGTAAAATATACGACAAggaaagtaaaaaaataaatttaaaaaaagttggTGGAAATGCACAAgctttttcaaaaaattacttTGTTCATCATACTTCTTTTATATGGTCTTgtaattataatgaaatgGAGAATGTTTTAATAAATCCAGTAAAACAACCTGTTTATAGAAACAAAAGAAGTCATTATGATTTTATTGAATCATTTAGATCATGCTTACACAGCTACATAAATACTCCAGATTGttttataagaaaattaattTGTCATATaaggcaattaataaacataaaaaatagcAATGAGCAAGATGATTTTTGgttttttaacaaaataaacttaaatattaatgaCAACTCATATGATTTGGAGTCCtttgataatatatattacacTGATTCTagtttattaaatgaaatttttcttttatataacaaTAATATGCATATGAATAACTTAAGGTCAACGTACTTTTTAGATATAGAAGGAAATAAAGTTTCTGAtacatattataaaatatcatcttttattttgaatgaaaataattataaaaatgtattaactaaataaaatacaaaaaaaaaaaattcgttattttttatatgtaaacGTACTTTAAATATCTTTCTTATATAactcttcttttttaaagaaaatcataaaatattaaaaataaataatcacAATATAGTCACGCatgatttaaatattttgcttttctataattttttttggaaaaatTTCATTGCACTAAATATTCTTGAATGTgtactttttataattttaatatttttataattttattcactagtaatttttatttgcatGAATTCTTTGGCATATAAACAATCTTGCTTTCTTATTAAATTGCTCaatttacatataaaaaataaagaaaattaaaaacacttctatctttttaaaatcaaaaaaaaaaagaaaagaaaagataGTGTATAGGCTCatgaatttaaatatattttttataatttatattaatcaCCAAGAAAATAGTAtgtctatttttttaaattgaaatatttatttgtttttatgagttttttgtatgttttttttttttttttttttttatttaatatttcttgtattgttaaatataattataaatttatatttaattatatatatatactcattttatatattatatttttttcttattattaaaaataacatttaaAATACTAAGGTTTccatttaatattattcaaATTTCCATGTAGCTGTTTTTGTAAACTTAATGGATTTGCCCATTCAGAATTTAAATAAGAATCGTCATCATCTTCTTCGAATTCCTTTTCTTCCTTTTGCTTTTTATGGTAATAAGCTAACATGGCTTTATAAGTTTCACTATCAATTCTCATTTCTCTAACAGGTGGTCCTAATTTTTTTGGTTGTATTTTtactataatttttgttttttcatttttccctattatattttttaaatataattcttcTGATAATTCCTTTCCTGCCCACCATAAAGAAGTTTCATTGATTATAAATTccttgaaaaaaaaaaaaaaaaaaaaaaaagacaaaacattataaaataaataacaataTTGTAATATGATTTTCATGttatagtatatatataatctttataaatttatataattttatattttatttattactaagcttttttttttttttttttttgttcttacatcattaaaaaagttttctttttctattaatattCTTGTTGGATCATAAGTAGGTAGTTTTTCCATTGAAGGATAACAAATGTTCAAGGCttctattattaaatttaaatattcgTGTAATTTATCCATATTTACTAGTACATTTTGTTGaatctattaaaaataaaaaaaataaaaaattataagaactaaataaaaatatatatatatggagAGCAACTGTCcgaatataaattaaaatatttcttttttgtttttactttttcaatagataattccttttttatattatcaattATAGCCTTCAATTTTATTGCACTATCACTTGGTGGTGGTATCCCAGTTCTAAAATTGTATTTGTCAGGATTAGTTGCTTCATTCCaatcataaatatttaatttagatacttttaattcctttttattaatttaattaaaaatatttaattatgatatttgtgtaatttaaaaattattatataacaatatatattttgttctatttaaaatgtacatataaaattgtaataaaaggaaaatttaaaataaaaaaaaatagaattgaTTATcttaaatgatataaaactgttttagataatttttttttttacatcttCTGATAGTCCTCTTAATTCTTCTGGCCTCATAGGGCCGTGATTTGCTAATTCTAACGATGCATCTACAAGTTTCAAAATTTTGCATCTCATATTGTGTATATTTACTAAATCttcctttaaatttttaaccAAAACATTTACATTTGTCTCATATAAAAATTGATGATTATCTTCTACTGATTTTGCATGTATTAAGaccattttaaaaaaaaatatatatatttagaatgaatatgaaaaaaaaaaaactaaatattataaatatcttttttattacttttttctattaacttttagttatatttattcttataatacactttttttattttttttctttcatatagtaattatatctatatttttataattttaatttacttttatGATACATGCttattctatatttttaaaatattatttttacttttcttCAATGCACAcatgaaaattattataaattttatttatagaaaaatatttttaatttaattatggAAAATCTATGTTAGTGTTTATGTTAGaacattatattttatatacagTGTTATTTCTAAAATAGCTTAATATCATTCTGAAATATAAGAATACTATGCTTTcaaagaataattttataaacaaattactttttaaaatacaatGCCTTTTTTAATTTGGCATTTgagtaaataaaaagtttattattctttattttcagatacataagaaaaaaaaaagatatgctaataatataatttttaataaaatcacTTAAAAGAAATCAGacacataaaaaattattataaatttaatagaaagaataagtaatctaataatcaaatatattttcatttcaaAAGAgagttttaataattttatatttctaataacataattttttgtttacttgaaaatttttcttaaaaacatatatctaaaaaaaaaatttttttaaacttaatcatatattttagtgaaagctatataattttaatgtaataaaaattatactctaaattttttaaataataaaaaaaattaaagtattttataaacatatatatatattctgtaataaaaaaaaaaaaatgaaagttactattttattaaacatataatctaattaaaaatagtaaaaaagagtaaattttttttttttttctttatattttaaccACATTTTCCACCACCACATCCACCTTTGGCTGCATAAGATAATCCAGATGATACAGTAATATATAAGTTCATAAAAGACTCGGCATCAGTTGGGTGTATACCAATGCAATTAtcaaaatctttttttttaacttttaacTTTAAAGCCAATGCCATTCCTTGAGTTACTTCCCCTGCATTGGGACCAACATAATGGAATCCTATAACCACgttatcttcattttttaaacaaaCCAATTTAGCTAAGCAGGTACTAGATATATCCGTATCATATTCATCTTTCTGtaatttataattcttttttctatGAACAGCTGatatttctaaattattaaattcttGTAAAAATACCTCCACATTCGATTTACCGAATATTTCATATGCTTTTTCTTCTGAATATCCACATGAACCATATTCAATAGGAGTATAAATTGCTGTTGGAATAAATGAATAATCCATCACTTCATCAGACTGCTTAAATAAACGTCTAGCTAAAATTTCTCCTGCTTTTATAGCTACAGGAGCTAATTCTGGAATATTTTCAGCAACGTCTCCAACAGCAAATATATTAGGTATATTCGTACAACTAAGATTAtttgtaataattttattattatttttatttatatttatgtttaaCCCTTCTAAATTCAAATCCTTTGTATCACCTTTTCTTCCAGTAGCATATAAAACAGTGTCATAGAAATCTGTTGTTTTATCACTAAATTCAACCATTATttgattattatattttgttaaCTTTTTTGGTAAAATTccatttaaaaatacaacTCCTTGCTCTTCCATGTACTTTTTAACTTTATTTGCACATTGCTGATCAAAACCTCTCAAAACTATAGAACGTACAGAGACACTTACATCATATCCTAAGGAATTAAGAAATCCTGCGCACTCTAAAGCTACATAAGATGCACCAACAACTAATGTTTTTCCTGGCTCtctttttaatgaaaaaatatcatCTGATGTAATGCTCAATTCTTCAGCTCCTTCGACATCTTTTGGTATGTAAGGTCTACATCCAGTTgcaattaaaatatatttcccACTAACAGTTTCTTCTTTTGATAGATCTCCTTTTAAGTAATATGATACTGTGTTTTCGCTTTTTAATTTAGCCATcccatttatatatttaacttTAGCAGATCTTAGACCAGTCATATAGCTAAAATTCAATGAGCGTATGTGAGAATTCACAGTAGTAACTAATTTATTCCAATCATGTCTTAAGTTATCAAATTTCCATCCATATTCATTAGAGTCCAAATTAAATAAACATCCCATATTTCCTGCATAGTGCATTAATTTCTTAGGAACACACCCAACATTTACACATGTTCCTCCAATACCCCATTTCGTTCCTTGGCTGCTTGGTTTAACATAATCCAATAATAAAACCTTTGCACCATTTGCTGCAGCTTCTTTTGCTGAAGCCATTCCCCCAGGTCCTCCTCCAATAACTATATAATCATAATCGtaacttttttcatttactcCATCTTTTTCATGTGTCTGcttattttttagaaaattatCACTATTTACATTGACATACtcatacttattttttatgtctTGATTGGTACACATTGTCTTTATggaattaattaaattattttttttaaataatatattactaTCTAAAATTACTTTATTCTTATTAAGTTTATTGCTtacaatatttataaaataatttttttcaaaagaaAGGATTTTATAACCAAAATTATTGCATATATTCCttgtaaaattattttggTAATTTTGCGAGTATTTAATAGATAATTTTCTTAAGTTAATTAATGCAttgttcataattttttttacacttGAAATGAAGACTAAAAAATGTGAAattctaaatatatatattattaaaaaaaatgtaaatatgttatagattttatatataaatatattttctactattaatttttattattttctccaatttttaatattttattcttttagttttttttatatgttttctctatttttggtattcattaatttttttttttctttcgctttttctcttttttttttttttttgcttttgctatatatttaaaaaattttaatattctttatgcttaaaaaattgttcttttattatcatcctatttttaattatttttaattgttgaaaaagtataaaaaaaaaattctattatgtatgtttatttattaaatcattataaatttaattatatcacttttttttttttttataggaaaataatttataaatttttttaattttatttttccttcaaatacaacataaaaaatatataatatgagAAGAAGataaatttgttatttttaaagttcatttatgatattattataaaaaaaaatttctttttacaacttgtattttaaatatagatatgataaatgtaaaataaataaataaaaggcACATTTATTGGAAAgaagtattttttataaagtgtATTGGCATatgttattttataaattctttttattatttttatgaccATTTATAGTTTTAGATATCAAATCCCCAAGATGtgtagatttttttttaagttatatgcttatttttttttaatatattcaattaaataatttctttgttaagcaaaataatatatctaatacttaaatttattctaaaaaacaaatttacTGTAAGGCCTAAATACTTCTTGATATTTAAAAGTTAAATTCATCAATACATCAATgacaaattttatataaaacatattaagtattaaaaatttaaaaataggtTTGGTTTAAagccaaaaaaaaaaaaaaaaaagaaaatgaattatagttatttaaagaaatgcTATTGAATAAACAATAATAAATCATGAAAActgtttaaaaatttaaaaaaaataaaaagcatTAACCTAATTATATTGACAAATgacatattaaaaaaaaaaaaaaaaattaaatatatatgtataaatttatttaatttaacatatattatttttacttttattcttattcttatttttaatttttattttttatttcttatttttacttttatttttaatttttaaaattttttataattaatttatcatttaagccaatatcttttaatattaaacaattttttctcttttttttttcttttttcttttttcttttttcttttttcttttttcttttttctttttttttttttttttttttttttttttttttttttttttttttttttctttttttttattaaaataaagaatattaaattttttttttttttataacttcaataaataaaaatataatatataaagaaataaaaatatgccttttttcttttaatgtttaataatataatatataaataaaatgaaaaaaaaaaggaaaa encodes the following:
- the LipL2 gene encoding lipoate-protein ligase 2, putative is translated as MIKIKNIKELFHPLLPNVNKSTIKKNVLYFIDLTKFHVYEQLLLEESLYRLSSILSEGLNNIGFVVVNNTRNEREETKNYYNKCVVLGISGKVNDHINNVNYIKKNKICLIKRFTGGGTVYINKNCLLVSLILPNNFCKLLNLYPSNITEWSFNSFYGMFLNEKKNKIFNENFGYFENDYVCKIYDKESKKINLKKVGGNAQAFSKNYFVHHTSFIWSCNYNEMENVLINPVKQPVYRNKRSHYDFIESFRSCLHSYINTPDCFIRKLICHIRQLINIKNSNEQDDFWFFNKINLNINDNSYDLESFDNIYYTDSSLLNEIFLLYNNNMHMNNLRSTYFLDIEGNKVSDTYYKISSFILNENNYKNVLTK
- a CDS encoding thioredoxin reductase, putative, with the translated sequence MNNALINLRKLSIKYSQNYQNNFTRNICNNFGYKILSFEKNYFINIVSNKLNKNKVILDSNILFKKNNLINSIKTMCTNQDIKNKYEYVNVNSDNFLKNKQTHEKDGVNEKSYDYDYIVIGGGPGGMASAKEAAANGAKVLLLDYVKPSSQGTKWGIGGTCVNVGCVPKKLMHYAGNMGCLFNLDSNEYGWKFDNLRHDWNKLVTTVNSHIRSLNFSYMTGLRSAKVKYINGMAKLKSENTVSYYLKGDLSKEETVSGKYILIATGCRPYIPKDVEGAEELSITSDDIFSLKREPGKTLVVGASYVALECAGFLNSLGYDVSVSVRSIVLRGFDQQCANKVKKYMEEQGVVFLNGILPKKLTKYNNQIMVEFSDKTTDFYDTVLYATGRKGDTKDLNLEGLNININKNNNKIITNNLSCTNIPNIFAVGDVAENIPELAPVAIKAGEILARRLFKQSDEVMDYSFIPTAIYTPIEYGSCGYSEEKAYEIFGKSNVEVFLQEFNNLEISAVHRKKNYKLQKDEYDTDISSTCLAKLVCLKNEDNVVIGFHYVGPNAGEVTQGMALALKLKVKKKDFDNCIGIHPTDAESFMNLYITVSSGLSYAAKGGCGGGKCG